The genomic window AGCCATGCTCCCGCACACCCATCAGCGCGACAGGGGGGGGAAGTGAACGAGCGGATGACGCTGGCCTCACTGGCGCCCTATGTCCCGGCGGCGATCGTCCGCCGGCTGGCGCAGCTGGGAGAGGCGCCCCTGCCGCCCGTGGAGCCCGCGCGTGGCGCCAGCCTGCTGCTCGACATCGCCGGCTTCACCCCCATCGTCGTCTCGCTGAGCGGCGCGGGCCCCCGGGGCATCGACGCGCTCCAGCGCCTGCTGTCCAGCTACTTCACGGAGATGATCGAGGGCATCCGGGACTACGGCGGGGACATCTACCAGTTCGCCGGGGACTCGGTGCTGGCCCTCTTCGAGTCGGAGCGCGGCGAGACCGACGCGGACGTGGTGCGGCGCGCGGCGGTCTGCGGCACCCACGTGCAGAAGAAGCTGGCGCGCTTCGGCAGCCTGGAGCTGCTGGGCCAGCGCTTCACCCTGTCCTCGCGCATCGGCGTGGGCTTCGGTGAGTGCCACCGCATCATCCTGGGCGAGCAGGAGCAGTGGCTGCAGTCGGGGCTCATCGGCCAGCCGCTGGAGCAGACGGTGGCGGCGGAGAAGAAGGCGGCCGGCGGCGAGGTGATCCTCAGCCGCGAGGCCCGCGCGCTGCTGGCGTCCGACGCGGAGGGCGAGGCGCGTGACGGCTTCCTGCGCTACCTGCCCCCGGTGCACCCCACGCCGCTGCCGCCCCGCCCGCTGCCGGTGGGCGGCGCCCGGGCGCTGGGGCAGTGCGCGCTGCTGCTGCACCCGGAGCTGTTGCGCAAGGTCATCACCACGCACCAGGGCTTCGCCGGAGACTTCCGCGACATCACCTGTGTCTTCGTGCGCGTGGGCACCCAGCACTCCCACGCCGACGCGGAGGCGTTCGTCCGGGAGATGAACGCCTTCTTCACCTTCGCCCAGAAGGAGAGCAGCGCGCACCGCGGCGTGCTGCTGATGCCGGACTTCACGGACAAGGGCAACGTCCTCTACTTCGTCTTCGGCGCGCCCACCGCGCAGCAGAACAAGGAGCTGCTGGCCTGCCACTTCGCCAAGAAGCTGCTGCACGGCCTGGCGATGTTCCCCTTCATCGAGGATCTGCGCATCGGCGTGGCCACGGGCCCGGCGTACTGGGGCGAGATGGGGGCGCCGTCGCGCAAGGGCTACTGGGCGCTGGGCGAGGTGGTGAACATCGCCGCCCGGCTGATGGCGCACGCGAAGGAGCCCGGCGTCCAGGTGGACGCGAACACCCAGCGGAAGGTCCACCACGAGTTCTCCACGCTGCACGTGGAGGACGCGAAGCTCAAGGGCGTCTCGCGCGTGGTGCCCGTCTACCGCGTGCAGACCGAGTCGCGGCAGGTGCGCAGCCTGCTCATCAAGGGGCAGGGGGAGATCGTCGGCCGCCGCAAGGAGCTGGACACGCTGCGGCAGGCGGTGGAGGAGTCCATCGCCGGGGCCGGGCGCGTGTGCGTCATCTCCGGCGAGGCGGGCATCGGCAAGTCGCGCCTGTCCAGCCGGCTGGTGGAGCTGGCCGAGGCGCACGGCGCCTTCACGCTGTACGGCATCTGCTACTCGTACGAGACGTTCACCCCGTACTTCCCCTGGAAGGAAGTGCTGGTGCAGCTCTTCCAGCTGCGCGAGGGGGACGGGCCGGAGGCGCGGCTGGAGCGCATCCGCCGCGTCTTCGAGGGGCTGGAAGGCGTGGGGCCGGAGTGGGTGCCGGTGCTGGCGGGCATCATGGGCCTGCCGGTGGTGGAGGACGAGCTCACCGCCTCGCTGGACGCGCGCCAGAAGAACCAGCAGGTGTTCCACATCATCCACCAGCTGCTGGTGCGGGTCTCCGAAGTCACCCCACTGCTGCTCTTCTTCGAGGATCTGCACTGGGCGGACCGCATCTCGCTGGATCTGATCGAGTACGTGGCCGCGCGCATCGCCCCGCTGCGCAAGACGCTGCTGGTGACGATGCGGCCAGGGGACGCGCTGCGCTCGCTGTACGATCTGGACACCTTCCGCCTGGTGGAGCTGTCCCAGCTCGACGAGGAGGACACGCGCGAGCTCTTGCGGCTGCACCTGAAGCTGTCTCCGCCGAACACGGCCCTGGAAGACATGCTGATGGCCAAGGTCCAGGGCAACCCCTTCTTCATCGAGTCGCTGGTGGAGGGGCTGGTGGAGGAGGGGCACCTGGAGGAGTCCACCGCGGGCGGGCGGGTGCTGCGGCGCAGCCTGCAGAGCATCCGGATTCCGGACTCCATCCAGGACGTGGTGCTCAACCGCATCGATCTGCTGCCGGAGCTGGAGAAGCTCATCGTCAAGGTGGCGTCCGTGGTGGGGCGCATCTTCTCGCTGGACGCCGTGCACGCGCTGCTGCCAGAGGGCATCGACCTGGACGAGGCGAAGCGGGCCATGGCGGCGCTCACCGGCCTGGGGATGATCCTCCTGGAGATGGAGGAGCCCTACACCTGCCTCTTCAAGCACATCGTCATCCGCGACGTGGCCTACAACACGCTGCTGGTGTCGGGGCGCGAGGATCTGCACCGGCGCCTGGCGCGCTTCCTGGAGGAGAAGGCCGCCGACACCGTCGTCAAGCCGGCGGGCATCCTCGCCTACCACTACCTGGCGGGGAACGACGAGGCGAAGGGGCTGGAGTACACGCTGATGGCCGCGCGGGCCGCCAAGCGGCAGTACGCCAACGAAGAAGCCATCCACCACTACAACAAGGCCCTGGAGGTGCTCTCCACCTCGGAGACGCTGGATCGGGCCGTGGTGCTCGAGGACACGCGCCAGGTGATGCTGGAGCTGGCGCAGACGCTGCTGCAGGACGGCAACTACGACGCCGCCATCCAGATGTTCGAGCAGCGCCTGTCGGAGGAGGACGCGGCGGACCTGCGCGCGGAGATCCACGTCGGCCTGGGCCGCGCCTTCCAGGAGAAGGGCGCCACCGGCCGCGCCATCCAGGAGCTGGAGAGCGCGCTGAAGCTCATGGGGCGCGCGCCGCCGCGGACCCAGGCGGGGCTGGTGCTGCGCACGGCGTTCAACATGGGCATCCACCTGCTGAGCCGGGCCTTCCCGTGGATCCTCCGGCCGGTGCCGGCCCACAAGCTGGCCCTCTTCATCAAGCAGCTCAACACGCTCATCTCGCTGATCAAGATCTACTACTTCGTGGATCTGTCCAAGCTCACCTGGGCCACCCTGGTGTCGCTCAACATGGCCGAGCGCTCCCGCACGGACTACGGGCTGAGCCAGGCCAGCGGCTACTACGCCACCATGCTCTTTGGCGCCGGGCTGCTGAAGCGCTCGCTGCGCTACCTGACGCGGGCGCTGGAGTTCGGCAAGCGCTCGCGCGACGTGGTGGCGGAGGGCATCGCGCTCAGCCGCCTGGGCATCAACGCCCTGTTCAACAACGATCCGGAGCGGGCCGCCAGGCTGGAGGAAGAGGCCATGGCCATGCTCCGCGCGGCGGGCGAGCGCTGGGAGGTGCAGACCGCGACCATGATCGTCGCCACCAGCCACTTCACCTCCGGGCGCTTCGAGATCGCCGAGAAGTACTACCGGGACATGGGGGCGCTGGGCGTGGAGCTCAACGCGCTGATGCACCAGGGCTGGTCCCACGCCTGGGTGCCCATGTGCCGCTACCTGCGAGGCGACGGCGACGTGGCCGAGCTGTGCGCGGAGGTGGAGAAGGGGCTGAACATCAGCATCCAGGTGGATGATCTGGCCAACCAGTGCGCGGCGCTCAACCACCTGGCCAACATCTCCGTGCGCGAGCACCGGGTGGAGGAGGCCGCGCAGGTGGCCGTGCGCGCCTTCAAGACGTTGTGGAAGTACCAGGTGCTCGTGCCGTTCCTGCAGATCGGCCTGGTGGACGCGGCGGAGGCCGCGCTCTTCGCGCTGGAGGAGGGCGCCACCTCGGTGCCGCGCGCGAAGCTCCTGCGCATCGTCCGGCTTGCCACCTTCAAGGCGCGGGCCCTGTCGCGCATCTACCCGTACCTGAAGGGGCCCTCGCTTCGGGTGACGGCGCGGGCCCTGAAGCTGCGCAAGGGCCTGGGCGCCGCCGAGCCCGTCTTCCTGGAGGCCATCTCCGTGCTGGAGAAGGGGCCCAACCGCTGGGAGCTGGGCGTGGCGTGCTTCGACGCGGCCGTCGCCCTGCCGCACCGCCGCTCGCAGCTGCTCGCGCGGGCCCGGGAGATCTTCACCGCCATCGGCGCCAAGGCCGAGCTGCGCCGCGTGCAGCGGATGATGCCGCTGCTCGCCTCCCCCATGGCGCTGGCTCCCTCCACCTCCGCCTCAACTGAGCCGCTGCGGCTCTAGCCCCAGCTTCGCCATCTGCTGGGCGTCCCAGTCCTCGAGGGCATCCAGGCCCGCGATGTAGCGGCGCG from Hyalangium gracile includes these protein-coding regions:
- a CDS encoding AAA family ATPase; the encoded protein is MNERMTLASLAPYVPAAIVRRLAQLGEAPLPPVEPARGASLLLDIAGFTPIVVSLSGAGPRGIDALQRLLSSYFTEMIEGIRDYGGDIYQFAGDSVLALFESERGETDADVVRRAAVCGTHVQKKLARFGSLELLGQRFTLSSRIGVGFGECHRIILGEQEQWLQSGLIGQPLEQTVAAEKKAAGGEVILSREARALLASDAEGEARDGFLRYLPPVHPTPLPPRPLPVGGARALGQCALLLHPELLRKVITTHQGFAGDFRDITCVFVRVGTQHSHADAEAFVREMNAFFTFAQKESSAHRGVLLMPDFTDKGNVLYFVFGAPTAQQNKELLACHFAKKLLHGLAMFPFIEDLRIGVATGPAYWGEMGAPSRKGYWALGEVVNIAARLMAHAKEPGVQVDANTQRKVHHEFSTLHVEDAKLKGVSRVVPVYRVQTESRQVRSLLIKGQGEIVGRRKELDTLRQAVEESIAGAGRVCVISGEAGIGKSRLSSRLVELAEAHGAFTLYGICYSYETFTPYFPWKEVLVQLFQLREGDGPEARLERIRRVFEGLEGVGPEWVPVLAGIMGLPVVEDELTASLDARQKNQQVFHIIHQLLVRVSEVTPLLLFFEDLHWADRISLDLIEYVAARIAPLRKTLLVTMRPGDALRSLYDLDTFRLVELSQLDEEDTRELLRLHLKLSPPNTALEDMLMAKVQGNPFFIESLVEGLVEEGHLEESTAGGRVLRRSLQSIRIPDSIQDVVLNRIDLLPELEKLIVKVASVVGRIFSLDAVHALLPEGIDLDEAKRAMAALTGLGMILLEMEEPYTCLFKHIVIRDVAYNTLLVSGREDLHRRLARFLEEKAADTVVKPAGILAYHYLAGNDEAKGLEYTLMAARAAKRQYANEEAIHHYNKALEVLSTSETLDRAVVLEDTRQVMLELAQTLLQDGNYDAAIQMFEQRLSEEDAADLRAEIHVGLGRAFQEKGATGRAIQELESALKLMGRAPPRTQAGLVLRTAFNMGIHLLSRAFPWILRPVPAHKLALFIKQLNTLISLIKIYYFVDLSKLTWATLVSLNMAERSRTDYGLSQASGYYATMLFGAGLLKRSLRYLTRALEFGKRSRDVVAEGIALSRLGINALFNNDPERAARLEEEAMAMLRAAGERWEVQTATMIVATSHFTSGRFEIAEKYYRDMGALGVELNALMHQGWSHAWVPMCRYLRGDGDVAELCAEVEKGLNISIQVDDLANQCAALNHLANISVREHRVEEAAQVAVRAFKTLWKYQVLVPFLQIGLVDAAEAALFALEEGATSVPRAKLLRIVRLATFKARALSRIYPYLKGPSLRVTARALKLRKGLGAAEPVFLEAISVLEKGPNRWELGVACFDAAVALPHRRSQLLARAREIFTAIGAKAELRRVQRMMPLLASPMALAPSTSASTEPLRL